A single genomic interval of Camelina sativa cultivar DH55 chromosome 11, Cs, whole genome shotgun sequence harbors:
- the LOC104726208 gene encoding asparagine--tRNA ligase, cytoplasmic 1-like codes for MADEIVPPANELAAVALGNDGPTVKNAEFSNRVLIKSILGRPDGGADLAGQKVRIGGWVKTGREQGKGAFAFLAVNDGSCPANLQVMVGSSLYDLSKLVATGTCVTVEGVLKLPPEGKDKQMIELSVEKVIDVGTVEAKYPLPKTKLTLEFLRDMLHLRPRTNSISAIARIRNALAFATHSFFQEHSFLYVHTPIITTSDCEGAGEMFQVTTLINHTEQVEKDLIVNPPPTEADVEAARLIVKEKGAAVAQLKAADASKQEIKASVDELTIAKANLAQVEERSKLKPGLPKKDGKVDYSNDFFSRQAFLTVSGQLQVETYACALSSVYTFGPTFRAENSHTTRHLAEFWMVEPEIAFADLQDDMNCAEAYVRYMCKWLLEKCYDDMELMAKNFDQGCIERLQLVASTPFGRITYTEAIELLERAVAEGRKFDNKVDWGVDLASEHERYLTEVVFQKPIIVYNYPKGIKAFYMRLNDDGKTVAAMDVLVPKVGELIGGSQREERYDVITQRIKEMGLPIEPYQWYIDLRRYGTVKHCGFGLGFERMILFATGIDNIRDVIPFPRYPGKADL; via the exons ATGGCTGATGAGATTGTGCCACCGGCGAACGAGTTAGCCGCCGTTGCATTGGGTAACGATGGACCCACGGTGAAGAACGCGGAATTTTCTAACCGTGTTCTGATTAAATCGATTCTGGGTCGACCAGACGGCGGAGCTGATCTCGCCGGTCAAAAGGTTCGAATCGGCGGTTGGGTTAAAACCGGAAGGGAGCAAGGGAAAGGGGCTTTTGCTTTCCTTGCGGTGAACGATGGATCTTGTCCAGCGAATCTTCAGGTTATGGTTGGTTCGTCTCTTTATGATCTCTCTAAGTTGGTTGCGACGGGAACTTGTGTGACTGTTGAGGGAGTTTTGAAGTTACCTCCGGAAGGTAAGGATAAGCAGATGATTGAGCTTAGCGTTGAGAAGGTGATTGATGTGGGAACGGTGGAGGCTAAGTATCCGCTTCCTAAGACTAAGTTGACTCTTGAGTTTCTCAGAGATATGCTTCATCTTCGTCCCAGGACTAACTCG ATCTCAGCAATTGCAAGAATCCGTAATGCGCTTGCTTTCGCCACACACAGTTTCTTCCAAGAACATAGCTTCCTTTACGTCCACACTCCTATCATCACAACAAGTGACTGTGAAGGTGCTGGTGAAATGTTCCAAGTAACAACCTTGATCAACCACACTGAGCAGGTTGAGAAGGATCTCATTGTTAACCCTCCACCCACCGAGGCTGATGTTGAAGCGGCGAGGCTTATCGTTAAGGAGAAAGGTGCAGCTGTAGCGCAACTGAAAGCTGCCGATGCAAGCAAGCAAGAAATTAAAGCTTCTGTTGATGAACTTACTATAGCAAAGGCGAATTTAGCTCAAGTTGAAGAAAGGTCAAAGCTTAAGCCTGGACTACCTAAAAAAGATGGAAAAGTTGATTACTCCAATGATTTCTTTAGCCGTCAAGCTTTCTTGACAGTTTCTGGTCAATTACAAGTGGAGACCTATGCTTGCGCTCTGAGCAGTGTGTATACGTTTGGCCCTACTTTCCGGGCAGAGAACTCTCACACTACAAGGCATCTAGCTGAGTTCTGGATGGTTGAGCCTGAAATTGCTTTTGCAGATCTACAG GACGACATGAACTGCGCAGAAGCTTATGTGAGATACATGTGCAAGTGGTTGCTCGAGAAGTGTTACGATGACATGGAACTTATGGCTAAGAACTTCGACCAGGGATGCATTGAGAGGCTACAATTGGTAGCCTCAACCCCGTTTGGGCGTATAACATACACGGAAGCAATAGAGTTACTTGAGAGAGCTGTAGCTGAAGGAAGGAAATTTGATAACAAAGTGGATTGGGGAGTCGACTTGGCCTCAGAGCATGAAAG ATACTTGACAGAGGTTGTGTTTCAAAAGCCAATTATTGTCTATAACTACCCGAAAGGAATCAAAGCTTTTTACATGAGACTTAACGATGATGGAAAGACAGTTGCTGCTATGGATGTCCTCGTTCCAAAG GTTGGAGAACTCATTGGTGGAAGCCAAAGGGAAGAACGATATGATGTCATCACACAGAG gATCAAGGAGATGGGTCTACCAATTGAACCATATCAGTGGTACATTGACTTGCGCCGTTATGGAACAGTGAAGCATTGTGGATTTGGACTTGGCTTCGAACGCATGATTCTGTTCGCTACAGGAATTGATAACATCAGAGACGTTATTCCTTTCCCTAGGTATCCTGGAAAAGCTGATCTCTGA
- the LOC104728941 gene encoding putative FBD-associated F-box protein At5g56690, which yields MSQISELSDDLLVKILLFLPTKVAVSTSVLSKQWKFLWMWSPKLDFDDYRDINHTKKSSLLMYRYENLALHRAPILESLVLKFRFKSENIKQWVGIAVSRRVRELSISYLYVWDVNSQVLLPCSLYSCTSLVTLKLEGKNILVDVPPTVCLPSLKTLQLLRVTYSNEDSLSLLLSYCPVLEALSIDRGYYDNMRVLVVDVPSLRCLSLNINSECSSDDGCVIVTPSLKSFYVVDTTSKCSYLVEPMPDLEEANIFVKQNPEKLLVSITSVKRLSLRVDFNSKEDPGYDAGIVFNQLEHLKLCIINDYWSKLLVRLLKDSSKLRVLNLDASVSFY from the exons ATGTCGCAAATAAGTGAGTTGTCTGATGATTTGCTCGTTAAGATATTATTGTTCCTTCCAACAAAAGTTGCTGTCTCAACCAGTGTTTTGTCGAAACaatggaagtttctttggatGTGGTCGCCTAAACTTGATTTCGATGATTACAGAGATATTAATCATACAAAAAAGTCTTCACTTCTGATGTATCGTTATGAGAATCTGGCATTACACAGAGCGCCGATCCTAGAAAGCTTGGTCCTCAAGTTTCGTTTTAAATCCGAGAATATTAAACAGTGGGTTGGAATTGCAGTTTCTCGCCGAGTGCGCGAGCTAAGTATCAGCTATTTGTATGTATGGGATGTTAATTCTCAGGTATTACTGCCGTGTAGTTTGTATTCATGCACATCGCTCGTGACTTTGAAACTTGAAGGCAAAAACATTCTTGTGGATGTTCCTCCAACTGTTTGTCTCCCTTCCTTGAAAACTTTGCAACTTCTCCGTGTGACATACTCGAATGAAGATTCTCTTTCGCTGCTTTTATCCTACTGCCCTGTTCTTGAAGCTTTGAGTATTGACCGAGGCTATTATGACAATATGAGAGTTTTAGTTGTTGATGTACCCTCCTTGCGGTGTTTATCTTTAAATATAAACAGTGAATGTTCTTCTGATGATGGGTGTGTAATAGTTACCCCTTCTTTGAAGTCTTTCTATGTTGTTGATACTACAAGTAAATGCTCCTATTTGGTTGAGCCTATGCCTGATCTTGAAGAGGCAAATATCTTTGTTAAGCAAAACCCCGAGAAGCTTCTCGTATCAATCACATCTGTCAAACGTCTTTCATTACGAGTAGACTTCAACAGTAAGGAAGAT CCCGGGTATGATGCTGGTATTGTCTTCAATCAGCTTGAACATCTGAAGCTATGTATAATCAACGATTATTGGTCCAAGTTACTTGTCCGGTTGCTCAAAGATTCATCTAAACTCCGAGTCCTCAATCTTGACGCTTCTGTAAgtttttattga